The DNA window CCCGGCCAGGTCATGCAGGTCAGACCGTAGCGGATTGGTCGCAAACAGCTGCTTCTAGATCCGTGGCGTGAGCTGATGCACCATGGACGCCGGATGTTGGCCGACACGCTGCAGCACTTCCACGAAGTAGTCGTACGGATTGATGTCGTGCAGCCGGCAGGTGGCCATAAGGCTCTGCACGACGCCAACGTGTCGCGCGCCCAGCTCGGTCCAGCTGAAGAGCCAGTTCTTTCTGCCCATCGGAATGACACGCAGCGCCCGCTCGAGGCGATTCGTGTCGATCGAGACCTCCGGGTCATCCAAGAAGACAGACAGGCCAACTCGGCGATCGCGGATATATCCCAAGGCGCCAAGGAATGGGCTGCTTGGCAGGAAGCCCCGCTTATCGAACTGCTCGTCGATCCAGGCGAAGATCCGCTCAAGGACCGGTTTTGATTGTTCCTGCCGGCGCGCGAGCTTGGTTTGTCCGGTAAGGCAATCGTCGCGAATCTGCTGCTCGATCTTGTAGAGAGCGGCGATCGCGTGCAGTGCCTGATCGGCTTGCGCCGGCTCGATATCCCTGGCATCAAAAATTTTACGGCGTGCGTGCGCCCAGCACTGCGCGTGTGTGTCCCGGTCGTCTTCGCGTAATGCGCATACGCGCTGTAGCCGTCGCTCTGCAAGACGGCGCCATCCGGCCGCTGCAGGCCAAGCGCGGTTTCGACGTGCTTTGCCGCCCGGCTGGGGTAGTAAAGGAAGCAGATTTCATCCTGCTCGCCCACGACGGGCCAGAAATACGCTGCCTTCATCTTTCCTGGACCGGCTCGCCCTGCCTTGATCGGCGTTTCGTCCATCGCGATGACCCGCGAGCGCCGCACTGACTGCAGCTGGGCTTTGAAGATCATCTCGATCAGCGATACCGCGGCCGGCATCAGCTTCGTGATCCAGGCACGGCTCACGTTAATGCCAGAGTCTTTCAGCTTAACGTGCTGGCGGTACAAGGGCTGGTGGTACGCGAACTTGTCGATGATCATGCCGGCAATGAAGCTGACGTCAGCACGGCAACCGTCCAGCACGCCTACCGGAGCAGCAGGACATGACAGGGTTTGATCAGCGCGCAACTTGATGACAGGACGAACGTACTTGAGGATTACGTAACTACCGGGACGCTGGGCCAGGCGATAGCTGACCTTCTCGCCGATCACCTCGAAGTCGGCCGGGTCCAATCCTGACGCCTCGTTATTGCCCACAGCGATGATCTCGACTGGTACCTTCGACTCGTCAAAGAACAGGGACGCGTCATCATTGCCATCGATGAGATTCTGCTTCTTGTTCTTGGGTGCACGCTCATGCGCCGCGATTCTGGTCGTTTTGGCGGCCGCCACGTCATCGGGAACGACGTCGAACGCCTCGCCCAGCGTGCCCTGGACGCCTTCCGGTTCCGGCATCCGACGCTCGCTCCTCTGGCCGAAGATCTGCCGCTGGAACCACGCCACCTGGCGGCGCAGACGGATGATTTCGCGTTCCTTCGCGTCGAGCAGAGCACTCATCTGCGGCATGGTCAATCACACTGCTGGACTGGCGATTTCAGAGGCGCGATATTGGTCAGAAGGCATAACAATATTATAAAGTTATCAGAGACTGAACAAGCTCAGGTGGCGACCGGCAGGCCCACTACCAGTAGATCGATGCGGTCGACCTGCATTTGACCTCATCCCCTCCCTCAGTCTTGCGGCTGCCGCTTACGCGGAAAGGGAGGAGATTCCTCCTGCGAGACGCGCAAGTCCGCGCGCGAGAATGATCTTTGCCGCGTTGACGTCGCGGTCATGCGCTGCGCCGCACTCGAGGCAACTCCACTCCCTTATTCCAAGGCCTTTCAGCCCTTTCGGGCCGCTGCGTGCAAGGCACGCAGAACAGGTCTGGGTTGAATACGCTTCCTCGACCTCATCGAACCACACGCCAGCGTCATCGCATTTATATTGCAGCATGGTCCGGAACGTCGACCAGCCCGCATCGAGCACGGATTTCGCCATCCGTGTCCGTGCCAGGCCCGCCGCGTTCACGTTGCCTACGAAGATTGCACCATGCCCGGCGACGAGCGTGGTGCTGAATTTGTGCAGGAAATCCTTCCTGCGGTTGGCGATTTTTGCATGAATCGCCCGCGTGCGCGCCTTCTTACGTGCGCGCTGCGCAATCGCCAGGGCGGCCTCCTGACCGCGGTAGAAGCGCTCGGCCTCGACCTTGTCGCCGCTGGAGGTGGCGGCAAAATCCTTCAGCCCCAGGTCCATGCCGATCGCGCTCGTCGCTTCGGAGCGCTGCGCTTTCTCGACTCTGACCGTGATGTTGATGTACCAGCGGCCATGGGCGTCCTCGCTGATGCAGCCGGCGCCGAGCTTGTACTGGCTAAGCCCGTAGCTGTCCCACAGGGACAGTGGCTTGTCGAGACAGGAAAACAGCAGCTGGCCGTTGCGGTAACGCAGGGCTGAAGCCTTGAACGGGATCCAGCCCAGACTGCGGCGGCTGCCGCGCGAGACGCGCCAGCGCAGCTTGACCTTCTTGTGCTGGATACGGCGCGTGACCAGCTCCTTTGAAATGGCCTGTACCGTGGTGGCAGGCAGGTTCAGGCCTTCTTTGGTGGCGCCGGCAGTGTACTTGTCGATATCGTATGCGCTTAGGAAGCGCCGCTCTCGCTGCCAGACCTTGAACGACAGGTCATTTACATAGTTCCAGACAAAATTGACGTCCCGAGCCATTGCCTGCAGGGCAGTCGCATGCTTGTCCTTGAGGCGAAGCCTCAGGACGCGGGTAGTATGCGTGGCTGGTTTGTTCTGTTTGGCGGACATATCAGGCTGAGGCGTCGGGTGACATGAACAATATAGATTGCGTAGCCACTTGCAGCAAGGCGACTTGTCGGCCGGCGCGCTATCCATCACCGCCCTGAAGGACGGTGCTTTTCGCGCCAAATTTAGGTAATGCGCAGGCATTGATGATACTTCGAGCGTGGCCATGTAGACTTCATGTGATGGATGGACGTGTTGGGCGCTTGCCTTCATTCAAAGTGCAGGTCCGAATAACTCAAGCGTCGCGGCCGCATGCGTCGGATCTACGGACATGGCTTGCGGTTCCAAGTCCGTTGAAGCCTTGGCGAGACAAACTTCCGCCTGGATCATCAGGCCTGCATAGGCCAGCGTTCGCAGGCGGTTTGCCCGCTTGGCACCCTTGGTGAATCGCATCAGCTCATCGTACAGTGGCGGATTGTCTGCCTGGTCGAGCTCGAAATTGATGCGGAGCGTTTTACTCATCGCTCTCTCCTGTCGAGGCGTCAGGCTGGAGCGGTAGCTCGGTGCTGGTGCCGTTCGCTGCACTGGAGCGGGCCAGCTCCATGCCAGCCTGTTGGAATCCCTTCACGTTAGCGAAGATCGGATCCTTCAGCTCGTGGATGGTGTGGTTCGGGAAGGCACCCTTAAGTGCGGCCCGGTAGAAAAACGCACCGCCGCCCACCAGGATGATATTCCGGATGTCGCTGGCGTCGCCTACGTAGTGCATCATCTCGGCGATGGCCTGCTCGGGGACCTTCCTGGCGAGCGGGAGATGGCGCGTCAGGTCATATTCCGCCTGAAACACAATCGGCTTCTTCCCCGTTCGCAGGGCGGCATCGACGGTGTCGTAGTCGCGGTAATGCGAGCCGGTGCTGCGGCTGATCCCCTCCACGATGGCCTGCAGGGCATCGTGCATCCCCCGCGGAACCGAATGGCTGCGCTTCTCGATCTGCTGCATGCCCTGTGTCACGAGCCAGTCGAACGTGCGCCGGCCCGGATCGATGATCAGGCTGCGCTCCTTGCGCAGCTGGGCCACCTTGCTGTGCATGAGGCCATAGTGCATCAAGGCGCCTGCCGGCTGCGCGATCGCCTTCGCGCGCAGGACCTTTACTCGCTTGCCCTTGCCCAGCTCATGCTCCCCGGTGAGGCGCCGTTCCAGCGCCGTCACCAGCGACTTGAGCTTGTACGTGGCCACTGGCAAACCCACCACCAGTAGATCGATGCGATCGACCTGCATATAGTGGAGCGCGCCGAGCAGCAGCGCCAGGTATTCCGGCGTGTCGCAGTAGCGATCGTGCTGCAGCACGTTCGCGTTGAACACGTCAGAGGCCAGATGCACGTCGGGGCCGACCTCGTACACCAGGCCGCCGGCGGGGATGCCCACGGTTTTACGGCGGGCGCCCCATGCCTCGGCCTCTACCGCTACCTCCGATGGGTGGGCCTGCGACGGGAACATCTCGCACCGCAGCTCTCCATTCTTGATCCCGCTGATGAATTTGGTATTTCCACGGCCGACATCAACCGCTCGCACAATGGGCTCCATGATTCTCCTCCTGCGTGAGAAAAGGAAAGTATCAGTGCCTGGCGCGGCCCGGTCCATGCGAAATGACCCCATTCCAACGGCCATTTTGCGAAGTACTACGGATGCGGGCCTGATGCAGAACTGCCAGGGCCGCAATCAGCACGAAGTTTGAGGACACCATGAGCATGGAGGCGGATCTGGTCCGGCTCCATCAGGTCCCCATGCGATGCTATTGATCGGGGAAGCTGCTTGGCTGGGGCATAGCGGTGCTGCTCGCTTCAACACTTACAATCAGAGGAGTTCGGAGGACTGGTCCCGTCATAGGGGGAAAGCCCACTGAATTCTTGACCTACAAATTATTCTGGCACCGATATCACAATTTTTCGTGCTCACGCGTTCCTTGACAACGCCCGATTCGCTTCCTATTCTGCCTACACTGTCCGGACCCGCTTCCCGTGAGCATCGTGCTCTCAATGCGGCGCAGGCCTGCGATACAGCCCGTTGCGGTCGTAACCCGTCTTCAGATCGGCGATGCCGATAATCTAGCGTGCCACCAGGCGCCGATTGTGCCAGTGCCCTCCTCAACGGGGATGACGACACTGGAACATAGCTTCTCGATCTTTTTCTGAGCAGGTGGGCCTTTGCGCCCATGAACGCATGGCAGGCGTCGACCGCCCCGTGCCGCCCGTGGCACATCCTGAGCGCATCCGGCACGACCGGGTGCAGAGGAATGGCGATGCCGTTCCCTCGATTTCGAATACACCCCTCTGCAAGCATGGTCACCGCGTGAGCGGTGCCGTGTCGTAGCGACCTCGTAGAAGCGTTGCGCGACATGGTACATGCGGCATCACGAAGCGGCCTGGTGGTAGGGCCGGGGATAACCGTGTGAGGTGGCTCCAAGTATTCAGGGCATGGCATGCCCTCACTTGCTGTCTTTGGCCGCGTTGCTCGTGGTCCTGTTCGCCCCAGAGGCGAAACACGGGACGGAAGGCGAAATCCGCCGCTCGTGTACATGCGCATTTTTACGACACTGAAGGTATCCACTACGCACGCCGGGGACCGGGATCAGCCGCGCGGCGATAACAGTCCCGGGACTTGCCGCGCTTGGCCAGCGCGGCAGGATAGGTTTGGCCAGGTGCAGTGCGGCAGGACAGTGGCGGCACTGAACGAGGAAATAGAAGGACGCTGGTCGGCACAAGGGCGTTGCACAGGGCGCATGATGGCCTTGGTCGCTAGCGAACAGCAGGAGTGGCAGATGAGTTATGTTCGCGATTGGAAAGGACAACTGGCCGCCATCATCGAGCGGCACAACGAGATGCACGCGTTTCGCCACAAGCCGATTTCCCACAACACGCGCGAGGCGCGCCGACAGTCGCTGTTCCGAATGTTCGGGTTGCTTCGCCAGCTCGGCTTCATGGTCGCGCCGGCCAACATTGGCGATCGTCACGTTCGGGCCTTGGTACGTTACTGGTGTGCGCAGCCTGCGGCCGCAATGCCAGCGCGGGAGCAGGCCTGCAGCGCGGCATACATCCAGCAGCAGCTGTCCATCCTGCGTGTGTTCGCCGGATGGATCGGCAAGGCCGGCTTGGTGCACGAGGCCAAGGCCTACGTGGAAGATCCCGCGCTGGTGGCGCGGCACTATGCTGCACAACGCGACTTCAGCTGGGCGGCGAATGGCGTCGATGCGCAGACGCTGGTTGCCAAGGTCACCGAGATGGACAGGTACGTGGGCATCCAGCTGCGCCTGAT is part of the Pseudoduganella lutea genome and encodes:
- a CDS encoding RNA-guided endonuclease InsQ/TnpB family protein; its protein translation is MATLEVSSMPAHYLNLARKAPSFRAVMDSAPADKSPCCKWLRNLYCSCHPTPQPDMSAKQNKPATHTTRVLRLRLKDKHATALQAMARDVNFVWNYVNDLSFKVWQRERRFLSAYDIDKYTAGATKEGLNLPATTVQAISKELVTRRIQHKKVKLRWRVSRGSRRSLGWIPFKASALRYRNGQLLFSCLDKPLSLWDSYGLSQYKLGAGCISEDAHGRWYINITVRVEKAQRSEATSAIGMDLGLKDFAATSSGDKVEAERFYRGQEAALAIAQRARKKARTRAIHAKIANRRKDFLHKFSTTLVAGHGAIFVGNVNAAGLARTRMAKSVLDAGWSTFRTMLQYKCDDAGVWFDEVEEAYSTQTCSACLARSGPKGLKGLGIREWSCLECGAAHDRDVNAAKIILARGLARLAGGISSLSA
- a CDS encoding PRTRC system protein D, with amino-acid sequence MEPIVRAVDVGRGNTKFISGIKNGELRCEMFPSQAHPSEVAVEAEAWGARRKTVGIPAGGLVYEVGPDVHLASDVFNANVLQHDRYCDTPEYLALLLGALHYMQVDRIDLLVVGLPVATYKLKSLVTALERRLTGEHELGKGKRVKVLRAKAIAQPAGALMHYGLMHSKVAQLRKERSLIIDPGRRTFDWLVTQGMQQIEKRSHSVPRGMHDALQAIVEGISRSTGSHYRDYDTVDAALRTGKKPIVFQAEYDLTRHLPLARKVPEQAIAEMMHYVGDASDIRNIILVGGGAFFYRAALKGAFPNHTIHELKDPIFANVKGFQQAGMELARSSAANGTSTELPLQPDASTGESDE